Proteins found in one Campylobacter concisus genomic segment:
- the era gene encoding GTPase Era: MKSGFVSIIGRTNAGKSSFLNALLNEKIAIVSHKQNATRRKINGIVMNGEDQIIFTDTPGLHESNKVINQLLISQAIKSMGDCDLIVFLAPIHDDTEDYEKFLALNPEKPHILVLTKVDESSNAKVLEKITKYQKFQDKFAALLTFSTKQPTYKKPLLDEICKLLPEHEYFYDPEFLTPTNEKEIFREFILEAIYENLSDEIPYLSDAIIKSVKEKPGITEIFASIITEREIHKSMIIGKNGETIKRIGIFARKLIQNLTGSKVFLKLDVIVKKGWSKEEKSLNKIIGY; the protein is encoded by the coding sequence TTGAAATCAGGCTTTGTTAGCATCATAGGACGCACAAATGCTGGCAAAAGCTCGTTTTTAAATGCTTTGTTAAACGAAAAGATCGCCATTGTCTCGCACAAGCAAAACGCAACTCGCAGAAAGATAAATGGCATCGTTATGAATGGTGAAGATCAGATCATCTTCACCGACACGCCAGGACTTCATGAAAGCAACAAGGTGATAAATCAACTGCTAATTAGCCAAGCGATAAAATCGATGGGAGACTGTGATCTCATCGTATTTTTAGCGCCCATCCATGATGATACAGAAGACTATGAGAAATTTCTGGCACTAAATCCTGAAAAACCACACATCTTAGTACTAACAAAAGTCGATGAGAGCTCAAATGCAAAGGTACTTGAAAAGATCACTAAGTATCAAAAATTTCAAGATAAATTTGCAGCCTTACTTACTTTTAGCACCAAGCAGCCTACCTATAAAAAGCCGCTTCTTGATGAAATTTGCAAGCTTTTGCCAGAGCATGAGTACTTTTACGATCCAGAATTTCTTACTCCGACAAATGAGAAGGAAATTTTTAGAGAATTTATACTTGAAGCGATCTATGAAAATTTAAGCGATGAGATCCCATATCTTAGCGATGCGATCATAAAAAGCGTAAAAGAAAAACCTGGCATTACTGAAATTTTTGCAAGTATCATCACTGAGCGTGAAATCCATAAAAGTATGATCATCGGAAAAAATGGTGAAACGATAAAACGAATAGGAATTTTTGCAAGAAAGTTAATACAAAATTTAACCGGATCAAAGGTCTTTTTGAAACTCGATGTAATCGTTAAAAAAGGCTGGAGTAAAGAAGAAAAGAGCCTTAATAAAATAATTGGATATTGA
- the rplI gene encoding 50S ribosomal protein L9, with protein MKVLLIKDVKALGKAGEIKEVKDGYGNNFLIGKGFAKAATPDVLRQYEAAQKRKAEELKYEIANLEKLKEELAKVTVVIKKTLGANGSLFGSVSKEEIAAELEKTHHLVVEKKAIDMDTHLKAVGLYDVHVKLGHSINASLKVDVQGE; from the coding sequence ATGAAAGTATTATTAATAAAAGATGTAAAAGCGCTTGGTAAAGCTGGCGAGATAAAAGAGGTAAAAGATGGCTACGGCAACAACTTCTTAATCGGCAAAGGCTTTGCAAAAGCAGCTACTCCAGATGTCCTTCGCCAATATGAAGCGGCCCAAAAAAGAAAGGCCGAAGAGCTAAAATATGAGATCGCAAATTTAGAAAAACTTAAAGAAGAGCTTGCAAAAGTGACAGTCGTCATCAAAAAAACTCTTGGCGCAAATGGCTCTCTTTTTGGCTCGGTCTCAAAAGAGGAGATCGCAGCAGAGCTTGAAAAAACTCACCATTTAGTAGTCGAAAAAAAAGCGATCGACATGGACACTCACTTAAAAGCAGTCGGCCTTTATGATGTTCATGTAAAGCTAGGACACTCGATAAATGCGAGCTTGAAGGTTGATGTGCAAGGAGAGTAG
- the hslV gene encoding ATP-dependent protease subunit HslV — translation MFHATTILAYKGKNKSVIGGDGQVSFGNTVLKGNAVKIRKIHNGKVLAGFAGSTADAFNLFDMFEKNLEHAKGDLLKAVIEFSKEWRKDKYLRKLEAMMLVLDRDKIFLLSGTGDVVEPEDGKISAIGSGGNYALSAARALDKFADIDEEELVKESLKIAGEICIYTNTNIKTYVLE, via the coding sequence ATGTTTCATGCGACAACCATCTTAGCCTACAAAGGCAAAAACAAATCAGTCATCGGCGGCGACGGACAAGTGAGCTTTGGTAATACTGTCTTAAAAGGCAATGCCGTAAAAATCCGCAAAATTCACAACGGCAAAGTCCTAGCTGGCTTTGCTGGTAGCACCGCTGACGCGTTTAATCTCTTTGATATGTTTGAGAAAAATTTAGAACATGCAAAAGGCGATTTGCTAAAGGCGGTGATAGAATTTAGCAAAGAGTGGCGCAAAGACAAGTATCTAAGAAAGCTTGAAGCGATGATGCTTGTGCTTGATAGGGATAAAATTTTCTTGCTTAGTGGCACTGGAGATGTGGTCGAGCCAGAAGATGGCAAGATATCAGCTATCGGAAGCGGCGGAAACTACGCACTTTCAGCGGCTCGTGCTCTAGATAAATTTGCTGATATCGACGAAGAGGAGCTAGTCAAAGAGAGCCTTAAGATCGCCGGCGAAATTTGCATCTATACAAATACAAACATCAAAACTTATGTTTTAGAATAA
- the hslU gene encoding HslU--HslV peptidase ATPase subunit, with the protein MNLTPREIVKFLDDYVIGQKDAKKIIAIALRNRYRRMKLEKSLQDDIMPKNILMIGSTGVGKTEIARRLSKMMGLPFIKVEASKYTEVGFVGRDVESMVRDLAMASYNLVKNEQSEKNQDKINAYIEEKIVSKLLPPLPKGASEEKQAEYAKSYEKMLNRLRNGELDELSIEIEVQQNPLEAGSNVPPDMAQMQESFIKIIGIGGKNIKKEMKVKDAKKALQSEANDKILDLESVKTEALRRAENEGIIFIDEIDKVAVGSGSSNRQDPSKEGVQRDLLPIVEGSNVNTKFGNLKTDHILFIAAGAFHISKPSDLIPELQGRFPLRVELDSLDEDALYQILTQPKNSLLKQYIALLSTENVELEFDDEAIKEIARIAHAANEKMEDIGARRLHTVIERVIEDISFEASEKSGEKINVTKELVKERLKDVVEDQDLARYIL; encoded by the coding sequence ATGAACTTAACACCAAGAGAAATTGTTAAATTTTTAGATGACTATGTGATCGGTCAAAAGGACGCCAAGAAGATCATAGCGATCGCACTTCGCAACAGATATCGCCGTATGAAGCTTGAAAAGAGCTTGCAAGATGACATCATGCCAAAAAATATCTTGATGATCGGCTCAACTGGTGTTGGTAAAACTGAGATCGCAAGGCGTCTTTCAAAGATGATGGGTCTGCCATTTATCAAGGTTGAGGCTAGTAAATATACTGAGGTTGGCTTTGTTGGCCGCGATGTTGAAAGCATGGTAAGAGACCTTGCAATGGCCTCATATAATCTCGTAAAAAACGAGCAAAGCGAGAAAAACCAAGACAAAATCAACGCCTACATCGAAGAAAAGATCGTCTCAAAGCTATTGCCGCCACTTCCAAAAGGTGCTAGCGAAGAGAAACAAGCAGAGTATGCCAAGAGCTATGAAAAAATGCTAAATAGGCTAAGAAACGGCGAGCTTGACGAGCTAAGCATAGAGATCGAGGTACAGCAAAACCCGCTTGAAGCTGGCTCAAACGTACCACCTGATATGGCGCAGATGCAAGAGAGCTTTATAAAGATAATTGGCATCGGCGGTAAAAACATCAAAAAAGAGATGAAGGTAAAAGACGCCAAAAAAGCCCTTCAAAGCGAAGCAAATGATAAAATTTTAGACCTTGAAAGCGTAAAAACTGAGGCTTTAAGAAGAGCTGAAAACGAGGGCATCATCTTTATAGACGAGATCGATAAGGTAGCCGTTGGCTCAGGTAGCTCAAACAGGCAAGATCCTAGCAAAGAAGGCGTGCAAAGAGACTTGTTACCGATCGTTGAGGGCTCAAATGTAAATACAAAATTTGGAAATTTAAAGACAGATCATATCTTATTTATTGCAGCTGGCGCCTTTCATATAAGCAAACCAAGCGATCTCATCCCAGAGCTTCAAGGTCGTTTCCCACTAAGAGTCGAGCTTGATAGCCTTGATGAGGACGCGCTTTATCAAATTTTAACTCAGCCAAAAAATTCGCTTTTAAAGCAATACATCGCACTTCTTTCAACTGAAAATGTCGAGCTAGAATTTGACGATGAAGCGATAAAAGAGATAGCAAGGATCGCTCATGCCGCAAATGAAAAGATGGAAGACATCGGTGCTAGACGCCTTCATACGGTAATCGAGCGCGTGATAGAAGATATTAGCTTTGAGGCTAGCGAAAAGAGCGGCGAGAAGATAAATGTAACAAAAGAGCTCGTAAAAGAGCGCCTAAAAGACGTGGTTGAGGATCAAGACCTAGCGAGGTATATACTTTGA